Below is a window of Mycolicibacterium rhodesiae NBB3 DNA.
ACCTGCGTGTTCGAGCAGGCTGCGCAGATGGATGACCGCTTTGTCCGAACCGGCTTGGTCGAGGCCGACATGGGTCAACGGGATCTCCCCGTTGGACAGGCCGGTCAGGAGTTGTTGGACTCGGGGCGAGCGCTTCCAGCTCAGGATGCTTTCGGGCCGATCGACCCGGCACAACGCCTCCACGATCGGGTCGATGGCGTCTCGGTGTTGAGCACCGTCGATCATCAACGCGGTCAGGTCCTGGCGAAGGGCGCACCGGGCACAGGTCCCGCGCCGGTAGAAGTCCCCCTCGTTTCCGCAGTCTCGACAGGTGAAGTCGCCGGGAATCCTTGCGCACGACAAACAGATCGGCCGCCTGCTGGCGTCGCCGGCAAGGCCGGCGAGAACGCCGTCATGCCCGCACTGAGGGCAGACACCGCGAGTGTGCATCGCTGCGTAGAAGCAGCTGTAGCACAGTTGTTCTCCGGGCCAGGTCGCTCTGCACTGGTTGGCCATTCGTTGACATCGGCTGCAGCGGAACGCACCGTCAGTGACGGGCGGGCGGCCTCGTTTGGTCGAGCGCCTATTGGGGCTAATCGTCATCGCTGAGCACCCTGGCTCGGCGAGGTCGCACCGCCTTGTTGAGTTCGACGACGTTGGGCTTGGCTACGGCTTGCGAGCCCGACGACGCTTTGCGTCGACGGACATCGGCGGCGGTCACGGTCACCAGGTCCTCCACCCCGCAGCCCAAGATGTCGCACAGTGCTGCCATCATCTGTAGGGAAATCCGTTCGGGGCGTTGATGAACCACGCGATACACCTGCGGTCGTGACAGTTGAATCCCCCGCTCCAAAAGCAGCGGGATGAGCTGAGTACTGTTGTGCATTCCGCGGGCGGCCATGAGCTCGGCCAGCCTCCAGGTGTAGTCAACTTGGCGTTTCATGAACTCTCCTGGTCGAACGAAAGGGCGCTCGTGATGGTGCTATCCAACGCCCGTCGCAACGTGCTCACCCGGTAATCACTGGACACGCAGGTGTACAGAGACGTCGTGCTGGCATGGTCGTGGCCCATCTGGTCCTGGACGAACTTCGCGTCCCAGCCGTCTTCTATGAGGTGGGTAGCGTAGGAGCGGCGCAGCGAGTGCAGATCCAATCCGTCTGGCAACTCAAGATCGCGGCAGTAGCGACGGAACCGGCGCAACAGCGTGTTCTCGGCGACCAACGCGCCTCTTTCGCTGGGGAACAGATCAAGCCCGGCGGACATGCACGCCTGCCCGTGAGCGAGCCAGTCGGTGATTATCTCGGGAGTCCAGGTGAACACCGTGAGGACGCCGCGGCGCTTGGGCGGGGATCCCTTCTTGGCCTTGCCGTAGCGCACCTGCACAACGCCATGGCGGCCGAACTCGCCGGCATGGGCATTGCGGGAGAAATCCACCGTTTGCAGATGGCGCAATTCGTTAAACCGAAGCCCGTAGGAGTAGGCCACTTTGAACATCGTCGCGTCCCGGTAAGCCGGCAGCCAACCCTTCCGCGCCGAGGCCGCGACCAGCGCGACTCGGTCGTCGGCGTGGTCAAAGAAGTCTTGCAACTCTTGTTTGGTGAAGGCCCGCTTCGCTGGAGACTGCTCATTGTCTTGGACGTGGCTGGCGGTGTTCCATTCGAAGAACACCTGCGCGGGGTGGGTGCCGAAGCGCTGTTCGCAGACCCGGTCCCACCCGTAGTCGGGATCGCTGACATACGAACAGAACATCCGCAGCGC
It encodes the following:
- a CDS encoding tyrosine-type recombinase/integrase, which produces MPVDLSGRVYVVGSVPVLHPEAQTLNEMLEGWRNQQLCRNLDADTVAGRARLVERFIEATNEFPWTWTPSMVEEFFSDLRSVKRRKQSTVRGYQNALRMFCSYVSDPDYGWDRVCEQRFGTHPAQVFFEWNTASHVQDNEQSPAKRAFTKQELQDFFDHADDRVALVAASARKGWLPAYRDATMFKVAYSYGLRFNELRHLQTVDFSRNAHAGEFGRHGVVQVRYGKAKKGSPPKRRGVLTVFTWTPEIITDWLAHGQACMSAGLDLFPSERGALVAENTLLRRFRRYCRDLELPDGLDLHSLRRSYATHLIEDGWDAKFVQDQMGHDHASTTSLYTCVSSDYRVSTLRRALDSTITSALSFDQESS
- a CDS encoding helix-turn-helix domain-containing protein, encoding MKRQVDYTWRLAELMAARGMHNSTQLIPLLLERGIQLSRPQVYRVVHQRPERISLQMMAALCDILGCGVEDLVTVTAADVRRRKASSGSQAVAKPNVVELNKAVRPRRARVLSDDD